A segment of the Candidatus Jettenia caeni genome:
TATGTACACCGGCCTCATCTATCAGTTGCAGCATAACGAGTTTGAATATCTCAGGATCAAAAGGTATCGTATAACCTGTTTTCAAAGAAGGAGGGATAATTCCGCCCGACTTTACTAAACAGGTAATCAGCTTCCTGTATACACCGGCTATCACAGGCTCGCCAGATCCATGGTCAGTAGGAAATAGCGTTGTGGCGGCAGGCCGTTTCTGAACCGGGTGCTCTGTATAAGATGATGCAAAAGGCATAACCAAAGCTGCCGTTGCATTACCGCCAAGAAAGCCATAGCGTTCGGCTAAAATGACCTTTGCGCCTGCCCATGCTGCGCCCATAGCTGCGCCGAATCCTGCCGGACCACCACCAACGACAAGGACATTTGTTTCCGCAGCAACTATCGCTGAACGCGCCGGTAAATTAAGAGAAACGGATTGTATCGGGCGGGAAAGTGCTGGCATTCCCTTACCCTCCTACAGGAAATTTATCAGATGGTATTCTTATGGGGCCCTCTTTTCGCTTGCGGCCTTCCTTGAGCAGGCGCACCGCAATAGTGTTATTCTCCAGAGCGCGCTTTTTTAACCGCGGGAGAATACGGCTGATTTGCTTCTGCAACAAGCGCTGCTTATCCCACGACCGATCTATATAGGCTATAAGCCGGCCAGCATTTACCAATTTTAGAGGAGGTGTTGCCATGTGTAATTCATCAATAAATCCGCTGACTTTTGATGCATAGGGCAATGCTACAAAAGGGACTCCCTGGATCGCTGAAAAGATGAGAAAGTGCAGTCGCATGCCTACGGTGAATGCAAAATGTCCAATGATAGAGAGCACTTGCCCGGAAGTATATTCACCTTTCAGCACAGTAGCCTGTGATGCGCGGAGCATGCGGGCAACTACTGCATGAGATTGCTGCACATCCTTCACAAGACGCTCCATAGGAATGAATACCACATCGGCATCAAAACGATCTACCATATAGTCAGCTGCATCTGCCAAAAGCGCATGGTAATGATCTTCGCTAATGTCCGGAGCAGCCGACCCTGGTTCACGGACAGATATACCTATTTTGCAGCGTTGCCCGTCGAGATGCTCCCTTTCCAGTGTGCCAGGCGGCAATGGTTCGGGTCTGAGAAGCAATGCGGGATCAGCTGTCACTAGTATCTCGCGATTTACCCCTATTTCCTCCAGTGTCTGCTGAGCATCCCGCTCACGAACGGTTATTACGGTTGCCTGGTTCAAGCAATCTCGCATTAATTCCTTGCTAGCCGGATCGTTGAGTGGCCCTACACCTACGGAATAGACCATTACCGGCACGCCTTTTTCCTGCGCCAGCACTACTTCCCGTAAGAATATTTTCACCTCCGGGTCGAATAAAATTCCTCCTCCTCCGAGAATCATAAGATCAAGCCGTTCAATCTCCGGGATAACCTCGTTACGGTTAATTTTACGAACGGGCACCACCCGCTCAACCTGGTGTCGCTGCAAAGTATCTTCAGGATTCCGTGTGAATACCGTAATCTCTACTGGCAAAGACCGGCGCAACTCTGTAATAATGCTTTGCAATATTGCCTCATCACCTAAATTTAAACCCCCGTAGGAGCCTGATATACCCACCTTAAAAATATTCTTGTTATCTTTATCCTTTGTTTTCATAAGAAATTCCTGACAACCGATATGTAATAGTGGTAATAAAATAAGATATCACTTACGCCTGTTTTTCACTTTTGTTTACCGTTGCGCTCTATTTTATCTTTATCGTGTCAAATTTTCCCTTTAACCAATCCAACTCAGATGCAATTGAATCTATGATAGGGAGTTTAACGCCTG
Coding sequences within it:
- a CDS encoding polysaccharide pyruvyl transferase yields the protein MKTKDKDNKNIFKVGISGSYGGLNLGDEAILQSIITELRRSLPVEITVFTRNPEDTLQRHQVERVVPVRKINRNEVIPEIERLDLMILGGGGILFDPEVKIFLREVVLAQEKGVPVMVYSVGVGPLNDPASKELMRDCLNQATVITVRERDAQQTLEEIGVNREILVTADPALLLRPEPLPPGTLEREHLDGQRCKIGISVREPGSAAPDISEDHYHALLADAADYMVDRFDADVVFIPMERLVKDVQQSHAVVARMLRASQATVLKGEYTSGQVLSIIGHFAFTVGMRLHFLIFSAIQGVPFVALPYASKVSGFIDELHMATPPLKLVNAGRLIAYIDRSWDKQRLLQKQISRILPRLKKRALENNTIAVRLLKEGRKRKEGPIRIPSDKFPVGG